One Glycine max cultivar Williams 82 chromosome 6, Glycine_max_v4.0, whole genome shotgun sequence DNA segment encodes these proteins:
- the LOC100802809 gene encoding replication factor C subunit 1, which yields MSDIRKWFMKTHDKGNNAASSKPSSDKPQSEKTVAGGQESSGRRITSKYFNSNKQKGKDEKEKQELPAKRKNAKDSEEIHEDDGDDSVLPTNKKKLADTTPTKKLKSGSGRGIPKKSAVLEESDEDDDKDAVSAAKSAGRGGGGGGRGAPGRSTGGRGRGGGRGGFMNFGERKDPPHKGEKEVPEGAPDCLAGLTFVISGTLDSLEREEAEDLIKRHGGRVTGSVSKKTNYLLCDEDIGGRKSEKAKELGTSFLTEDGLFDMIRASKPAKASSQEDKKLVNKAVAVASQSKVSPKSQVKVPLSSRSPSKQAKPKTATTVQSSSMWTEKYRPKDPKDIIGNQSLVLQLRNWLKAWNEHFLDTGNKKQGKKQNDSGLKKAVLLSGTPGIGKTTSAKLVCQELGFQAIEVNASDSRGKADSKIEKGISGSKTNSVKELVTNEAIGVNMERSKHYKSVLIMDEVDGMSAGDRGGVADLIASIKISKIPIICICNDRYSQKLKSLVNYCLLLSFRKPTKQQMAKRLMDVSKAERLQVNEIALEELAERVNGDMRMALNQLQYMSLSMSVINYDDIRQRFLTNAKDEDISPFTAVDKLFGFNAGKLKMDERINLSMSDPDLVPLIIQENYINYRPSLAGKDDSGIKRMNLIARAAESIADGDIVNVQIRRYRQWQLSQTSSLATSIIPASLLHGQREILEQGERNFNRFGGWLGKNSTMGKNLRLLDDLHVHILASRESSSGRDTIRMEYLTLLLKEMTEPLRTLPKAEAVQQVVELMNTYSISQEDFDTIVELSKFKGHPNPLDGIQPAVKSALTKAYKEQSSSRVVRVADLITLPGVKKVPKKRIAAILEPAGEEVEKGEGDTLDESEEENSSDNEELEGTKGEKLQSELQSYNSKATQIQLELKGTGNSSSKKTSGGRGKGASASGKKVAQAPKTTAKRKW from the exons ATG AGTGATATAAGGAAGTGGTTCATGAAAACACATGACAAGGGCAACAATGCCGCTTCTTCCAAGCCTTCTTCCGATAAACCCCAGTCCGAGAAAACG GTGGCTGGAGGTCAGGAAAGTTCAGGGAGGAGGATAACTAGCAAATATTTTAATTCGAACAAGCAAAAGGGGAaagatgagaaagaaaagcaggAGCTCCCTGCTAAAAGAAAGAATGCGAAGGACAGTGAGGAAATTCATGAAGACGATGGAGATGACTCTGTCTTGCCCActaataaaaagaagttagcTGACACCactccaacaaaaaaattgaagagtGGATCAGGTAGGGGGATTCCAAAGAAATCTGCAGTtttggaagaaagtgatgaagatgatgacaaagatgctGTGTCTGCTGCTAAATCTGCTGGAaggggtggtggtggtggtggaagaggaGCACCGGGGCGATCAACTGGTGGGAGAGGTAGAGGGGGTGGTAGGGGTGGATTCATGAATTTTGGAGAAAGAAAAGATCCTCCACACAAAGGAGAAAAG GAAGTCCCTGAAGGTGCTCCTGACTGTTTAGCTGGCTTGACTTTTGTGATCAGTGGAACACTGGACAG TTTGGAACGAGAAGAAGCAGAAGATTTGATTAAACGCCATGGTGGCCGTGTCACTGGATCAGTCAGCAAGAAAACG AATTATCTGTTATGTGACGAAGATATTGGGGGACGGAAGTCTGAAAAAGCCAAAGAGCTAGG AACTTCCTTCCTCACAGAGGATGGATTGTTTGATATGATTCGTGCCTCAAAACCTGCAAAAGCTTCTTCACAAGAAGACAAGAAACTTGTGAACAAGGCTGTTGCAGTAGCATCCCAGTCAAAAGTTTCTCCGAAATCACAAGTTAAGG TCCCTCTGTCTTCACGCTCACCTTCTAAACAAGCCAAGCCGAAAACTGCTACTACTGTTCAGTCTTCTTCGATGTGGACAGAAAAATATCGACCTAAAGATCCAAAGGATATCATAGGGAATCAGTCACTT GTTTTACAGCTTCGTAATTGGTTGAAAGCTTGGAATGAGCATTTTTTGGACACTGGTAACAAAAAGCAGGGAAAAAAGCAAAATGACTCTGGTTTGAAAAAAGCTGTCTTGTTAAGTGGAACTCCTGGTATAGGAAAAACAACTTCAGCAAAGTTGGTCTGCCAGGAGCTTGGTTTCCAAGCCATAGAG GTAAATGCTAGTGACAGCCGTGGAAAAGCTGATAGCAAAATTGAAAAAGGAATTAGTGGAAGCAAAACAAATTCCGTTAAGGAACTTGTAACCAACGAGGCCATTGGTGTTAATATGGAACG GTCAAAGCATTACAAATCTGTGCTTATTATGGATGAGGTTGATGGGATGTCAGCTGGTGACAGGGGTGGTGTTGCTGATCTTATTGCTAGCATCAAGATATCAAAAATTCCTATTATCTGCATTTGCAATGACCGTTACAGCCAGAAACTGAAAAGCCTTGTGAACTACTGTTTGCTTCTAAGTTTTCGGAAGCCTACAAAGCAACAG ATGGCAAAGAGGTTGATGGATGTTTCAAAGGCTGAAAGACTTCAAGTTAACGAG ATTGCACTTGAGGAACTAGCAGAAAGAGTTAATGGAGATATGCGAATGGCACTAAACCAGTTACAGTATATGAGCCTCTCTATGTCAGTTATCAACTATGATGATATTAGGCAGCGCTTTCTTACCAATGCAAAAGATGAAGACATTTCACCATTCACAGCTGTTGAtaa gctttttggttttaatgcTGGGAAGTTGAAAATGGATGAGAGGATAAATCTCAGCATGAGTGATCCTGATCTTGTTCCTCTTATTATCCAG gaaaattatattaattatagacCAAGCTTGGCTGGTAAGGATGATAGTGGCATAAAACGCATGAACCTGATTGCCCGTGCTGCTGAGTCTATTGCTGATGGGGATATAGTGAATGTACAGATTCGCAGATATAGACAGTGGCAGCTCTCTCAAACTAGTTCCCTTGCTACAAGCATAATTCC TGCATCATTGTTACATGGGCAAAGGGAAATACTTGAACAG GGAGAACGAAATTTCAACCGGTTTGGTGGGTGGCTGGGAAAGAACTCAACAATGGGAAAAAACCTAAGGCTTTTGGATGATCTTCATGTTCACATTCTTGCTTCTCGTGAATCTAGTTCGGGAAG GGATACCATTCGCATGGAATACCTTACTCTTCTTCTTAAAGAAATGACAGAGCCCCTGCGAACCCTGCCTAAG GCTGAAGCAGTTCAGCAAGTTGTGGAATTGATGAATACATACTCTATCAGTCAAGAAGATTTTGATACTATAGTAGAGTTATCAAAATTCAAG GGTCATCCTAATCCACTAGATGGCATACAGCCTGCCGTTAAGTCAGCCTTGACAAAAGCATACAAAGAGCAAAGCTCATCTCGGGTTGTTCGAGTTGCAGATCTAATCACTCTTCCAGGGGTAAAAAAGGTCCCTAAGAAGCGTATTGCTGCTATTCTGGAACCAGCTGGTGAAGAAGTGGAAAAAGGTGAAGGTGACACCTTAGACGAGAGCGAAGAAGAGAACAGCTCTGATAATGAAGAGTTGG AGGGCACCAAGGGTGAGAAGCTGCAATCAGAACTTCAAAGCTATAATTCAAAGG CCACGCAAATTCAGTTGGAACTGAAGGGAACGGGaaattcaagttccaagaagaCATCGGGTGGTAGAGGTAAAGGTGCTTCTGCATCTGGGAAGAAGGTTGCTCAAGCTCCAAAGACTACTGCAAAAAGAAAATGGTGA
- the LOC100802279 gene encoding fasciclin-like arabinogalactan protein 16, with amino-acid sequence MDFRIYGVTILLFLFPTLTFSISQGQINSNSILVALLDSHYTELAELVEKAMLLQTLENTVMNNSNNITIFAPRNEALERDLDPDFKRFLLEPRNLHSLQTLLLSHIVPKRITKPEFKTGSTRHRTLASHHHLTLQALNLTHWNVESSRVINPNSVTRPDGVIHGIDTLLIPRSVQDEFNRRRNLISIAAVKPEPSPEVDPRTHRLKKPAPASPAGAPPALPIYDAMAPGPSLAPAPAPGPGGSHKHFNGEKQVKDFIETLLHYGGYNEMADILVNLTSLATEMGRLVSEGYVLTVLAPNDEAMAKLATEQLSEPGSPEQIMYYHLIPEYQTEESMYNAVRRFGKVRYDTLRLPHKVTAQEADGSVKFGHGDTSAYLFDPDIYTDGRISVQGIDGVLFPPQEEEAAGPVTRAQPAKVVVKQRRGKLLETACWMLGSFGQNSRFISCQ; translated from the exons ATGGATTTTCGCATCTATGGCGTCACGAtccttctcttcctcttcccAACCCTCACATTCTCAATCTCACAGGGTCAGATAAACTCAAACTCAATCCTTGTCGCTCTGTTGGACTCCCATTACACCGAACTCGCTGAGCTTGTGGAAAAAGCCATGCTTTTGCAGACTCTGGAGAACACTGTCatgaacaacagcaacaacatcaCAATCTTCGCTCCCAGAAACGAAGCCCTCGAACGCGATCTCGACCCCGATTTCAAGCGTTTCCTCCTCGAACCCCGCAATCTCCATTCCCTCCAAACCCTCCTGTTGTCCCACATCGTCCCCAAAAGAATCACCAAACCCGAATTCAAAACCGGGTCGACCCGACACAGAACTTTAGCGTCTCACCACCACCTCACTCTCCAAGCCCTGAATTTGACTCACTGGAATGTTGAGTCTTCCCGGGTTATTAACCCGAATTCGGTAACCCGACCCGACGGAGTGATCCACGGCATCGACACTCTCCTCATCCCTCGCTCAGTCCAAGACGAATTCAACCGTCGCCGGAATCTGATCTCCATCGCCGCGGTAAAACCCGAACCATCCCCGGAGGTCGACCCGCGAACCCACCGGTTAAAGAAACCGGCGCCGGCATCGCCGGCGGGGGCCCCGCCGGCGCTCCCGATCTACGACGCGATGGCGCCGGGGCCATCGCTTGCACCGGCGCCAGCGCCGGGTCCGGGTGGGTCTCACAAGCACTTCAATGGGGAAAAGCAAGTAAAAGATTTCATCGAGACGTTACTCCACTACGGCGGCTACAACGAGATGGCGGATATTCTGGTAAACCTAACGTCCCTGGCGACGGAGATGGGAAGGTTGGTTTCGGAGGGTTACGTTTTGACGGTGTTAGCTCCTAACGACGAGGCCATGGCGAAGTTAGCGACGGAGCAATTAAGTGAACCGGGTTCGCCCGAACAGATTATGTACTATCACTTGATACCCGAGTATCAGACCGAGGAGAGCATGTACAATGCCGTCAGAAGGTTCGGGAAGGTCCGTTACGACACGTTACGGTTGCCGCACAAGGTCACGGCGCAGGAGGCTGACGGCTCCGTTAAGTTCGGCCACGGGGACACGTCTGCTTACTTGTTCGACCCCGATATTTACACGGATGGACGGATCTCCGTTCAGGGAATTGACGGCGTTCTGTTTCCGCCTCAGGAGGAAGAAGCCGCCGGGCCCGTTACCCGAGCCCAGCCCGCTAAGGTCGTCGTCAAGCAAAGAAGAG GAAAATTGTTGGAAACAGCATGTTGGATGCTTGGAAGCTTTGGACAGAACTCTAGATTCATCTCTTGTCAATGA
- the LOC100803331 gene encoding protein STRICTOSIDINE SYNTHASE-LIKE 3, whose protein sequence is MFNQTKPNSYPTFFIIINIIVNFNDNHFLFSSHRTQQPSSFLFPVLLCAAMGRGLGVVLVLLAVYCGLDPFQHSPIAHFPDFEVKRVDMPAWSEVPTDQDKHNLLQKSEIKFANQVQGPESIAFDPLGRGPYTGLADGTIVFWNGHSWLHFAYTSPNRSEICNPIASATPFSYVKNEHICGRPLGLRFDKKTGDLYIADAYFGLLKVGPEGGLATSLVTEAEGIPLRFTNDVDVDTEGNVYFTESSALYPRRNFLQLVFSGDDSGRVLKYNLATKETTVLVRNIQFPNGISLSKDGSFFVFCEGVVGRLRKYWLKGEKAGTSEILAILPGYPDNVRVNEDGDFWVALHSRRYMYAYYNGIYPKMRKIILKLPIPIKIHYLLQIGGRQHAAVIRYSPEGKLLQILEDSEGKVVKAVSEVEEKDGKLWMGSVLMPFVAVYNLK, encoded by the exons ATGtttaaccaaaccaaaccaaacagcTACCCCACCttcttcattattattaatataatcgTTAATTTCAACGACaaccattttctattttctagtcACAGAACACAACAACCTTCCTCCTTCCTCTTTCCTGTGTTGTTGTGTGCTGCTATGGGGCGAGGGCTGGGTGTTGTGCTGGTGTTGTTGGCCGTGTACTGTGGGCTGGACCCGTTCCAGCACAGCCCAATAGCCCACTTCCCGGACTTCGAGGTCAAGAGGGTCGACATGCCCGCATGGTCCGAGGTTCCCACCGACCAAGACAAGCACAATTTGTTGCAGAAGTCAGAGATTAAGTTCGCGAATCAGGTGCAGGGACCAGAAAGCATTGCCTTCGACCCTCTTGGTCGTGGCCCTTATACTGGTCTCGCCGATGGAACAATCGTCTTCTGGAATGGTCACTCCTGGCTTCACTTCGCTTATACCTCCCCCAACAG ATCAGAGATATGTAATCCTATTGCATCTGCAACACCATTTAGTTATGTGAAGAATGAGCATATCTGTGGAAGGCCTTTGGGACTCAGATTTGACAAGAAAACAGGTGATTTGTATATTGCAGATGCATATTTTGGGCTCCTGAAGGTAGGACCCGAGGGTGGTTTAGCAACATCTCTTGTAACTGAGGCTGAAGGGATTCCATTGAGATTTAcgaatgatgttgatgttgatacgGAAGGGAATGTTTATTTTACGGAAAGCAGTGCTCTTTATCCAAGGAG GAATTTCCTTCAGCTGGTATTTTCTGGGGATGATAGTGGCAGGGTTTTGAAATACAACCTTGCCACTAAGGAAACCACTGTTCTTGTGAGGAACATTCAATTCCCAAATGGCATTTCCTTGAGCAAGGATGGTTCCTTCTTTGTCTTTTGTGAAGGGGTTGTTGGCAG gtTACGTAAATACTGGCTGAAAGGAGAAAAAGCTGGAACTTCAGAGATTTTAGCCATCCTACCTGGATATCCTGACAATGTGAGAGTCAATGAAGATGGTGATTTTTGGGTAGCTCTTCATTCTAGAAGGTATATGTATGCATACTACAATGGTATCTACCCAAAGATGAGGAAAATAATACTCAAGCTTCCTATACCAATAAAGATTCATTACCTGCTTCAAATCGGGGGTCGCCAACACGCAGCGGTTATCAGGTATAGCCCTGAAGGTAAACTTTTGCAGATTTTGGAGGACAGTGAGGGGAAAGTTGTTAAAGCAGTGAGTGAAGTGGAGGAGAAGGATGGTAAACTTTGGATGGGAAGTGTTCTCATGCCTTTTGTTGCAGTATACAACTTGAAATGA